In the genome of Streptacidiphilus rugosus AM-16, one region contains:
- the glgA gene encoding glycogen synthase, with the protein MRVHLLTREFPPEVYGGAGVHVDFLARGLAPLVDLEVHCFGRPRDAPGVVAHPMPEGDPALAALEVGLAMARAAERADLVHSHTWYANFGGHLAKLRHGVPHVVTAHSLEPLRPWKQEQLGGGYAVSAFAEDVALTSADHVVAVSAAMRDDLLRLWPALDPARVSVVHNGIDTSVYRPDHRPNRLDVRAGPPTVVCVGRLTRQKGLDRMLRAAPRLLPGTRLVLCAGEPDTPEIAAEFEALADGVRASGCDLLWIREQLDVPTLRRLLTLADVFVCPSVYEPLGLVNLEAMACGTAVVGTATGGIPEVVADGLTGLLVKPDPDPEAYAAELAEAVNGLLADRALAASMGAAGRARAQCAFSWESACLQVRDIYRKALLQNAVD; encoded by the coding sequence ATGCGTGTGCATCTGCTGACCAGGGAGTTCCCGCCGGAGGTCTACGGCGGCGCGGGCGTCCACGTCGACTTCCTGGCGCGCGGTCTGGCTCCGCTCGTCGACCTGGAGGTGCACTGCTTCGGACGGCCGAGGGACGCGCCGGGCGTGGTCGCGCACCCGATGCCCGAGGGCGACCCGGCGCTGGCCGCGCTGGAGGTGGGCCTGGCCATGGCCCGCGCCGCCGAGCGCGCCGACCTGGTGCACAGCCACACCTGGTACGCCAACTTCGGCGGCCATCTGGCCAAGCTGCGCCACGGCGTCCCGCACGTGGTCACCGCGCACAGCCTGGAGCCGCTGCGGCCCTGGAAGCAGGAGCAGCTGGGCGGCGGCTACGCGGTCTCGGCCTTCGCCGAGGACGTGGCGCTGACCTCGGCCGACCACGTCGTCGCGGTCTCCGCGGCGATGCGGGACGACCTGCTGCGGCTCTGGCCCGCGCTCGACCCCGCGCGGGTCAGCGTGGTCCACAACGGCATCGACACCTCCGTCTACCGGCCCGACCACCGGCCCAACCGGCTGGACGTGCGGGCCGGTCCGCCGACGGTGGTCTGCGTGGGCCGGCTGACCCGGCAGAAGGGCCTGGACCGGATGCTGCGGGCCGCGCCGCGGCTGCTGCCGGGGACCAGGCTGGTGCTCTGCGCGGGCGAGCCGGACACCCCGGAGATCGCGGCCGAGTTCGAGGCGCTCGCGGACGGGGTCCGTGCCTCCGGCTGCGACCTGCTGTGGATCCGCGAGCAGTTGGACGTCCCCACCCTCCGCCGGCTGCTGACCCTGGCCGACGTGTTCGTCTGCCCGTCCGTCTACGAGCCGCTGGGACTGGTCAACCTGGAGGCGATGGCCTGTGGCACGGCCGTGGTGGGCACCGCCACCGGCGGCATCCCCGAGGTGGTCGCCGACGGCCTCACCGGACTGCTGGTGAAGCCCGATCCCGACCCGGAGGCCTACGCCGCCGAGCTGGCCGAAGCGGTCAACGGGCTGCTCGCCGACCGGGCGCTCGCGGCCTCGATGGGAGCGGCGGGCCGGGCCAGGGCGCAGTGCGCGTTCTCCTGGGAGTCGGCCTGTCTCCAGGTGCGCGACATTTACCGCAAGGCCCTGCTCCAGAACGCAGTTGACTAA
- a CDS encoding sugar phosphate nucleotidyltransferase: protein MESVSAIALAGGQGIRARPITLNSDDYLRSKAAVSVAGRPLIEWTVTSLGRLGVRQFYVVANGRENRAQTKGVLGHGERFGAAVRYSRARFDQGNTGSGEATLRCLDYWDLSGLALVVPTDSVFDFDLEPLVRAHLDAGAVVTVASVLRPAETAAGTYGVLEAGADGVLRRFVEKPSWAEARAMGRADPDGRVHTNTGMYLVDCHRLRMAATDPALAAMARVRLDWGGDLLPYLVAAGHRVLTHPIRRFGDLGSPPAYLDTLKDVLLDRYPLLSAGLDPQPWRSDSVRIHETSLEMKDPVSGRTLADKISDGSVRIGPGVRIGRDVEIGPGVTLMESDIGDGADIGQDCVLRGVACGDHTVIGPGARLSDVFLGCMVDVRSTLERPVHLSDYCALGDEVQVPPGARLRGVHASPKVRITEAARYPAGVSLSGVRDLLRWV, encoded by the coding sequence ATGGAATCAGTCTCGGCAATAGCGCTCGCCGGCGGCCAGGGGATAAGGGCCAGGCCGATCACCTTGAATTCCGACGACTACCTCAGAAGCAAGGCGGCCGTCTCCGTCGCGGGACGGCCGCTCATCGAGTGGACGGTCACCAGCCTCGGGCGCCTCGGCGTCCGGCAGTTCTACGTGGTGGCCAACGGGCGCGAGAACCGGGCCCAGACCAAGGGCGTGCTGGGCCACGGCGAACGCTTCGGCGCGGCCGTGCGCTACTCCAGGGCCCGCTTCGACCAGGGCAACACCGGCAGCGGCGAGGCGACCCTGCGGTGCCTGGACTACTGGGACCTGAGCGGCCTGGCGCTGGTCGTGCCGACCGACTCGGTCTTCGACTTCGACCTGGAACCGCTGGTCCGGGCGCACCTGGACGCGGGCGCGGTGGTCACCGTCGCCTCGGTGCTGCGCCCGGCGGAGACCGCGGCGGGCACCTACGGCGTCCTGGAGGCCGGGGCCGACGGAGTGCTGCGGCGCTTCGTGGAGAAGCCCAGCTGGGCCGAGGCCCGCGCGATGGGCCGGGCCGACCCCGACGGCCGGGTGCACACCAACACCGGGATGTACCTGGTGGACTGCCACCGGCTGCGGATGGCCGCCACCGACCCGGCGCTGGCCGCGATGGCGCGGGTCAGGCTGGACTGGGGCGGCGACCTGCTGCCCTACCTGGTCGCCGCCGGTCACCGGGTGCTGACCCACCCGATCCGCCGCTTCGGCGACCTGGGCAGCCCGCCGGCCTACCTGGACACCCTCAAGGACGTGCTGCTCGACCGCTATCCGCTGCTCAGCGCCGGGCTCGACCCGCAGCCGTGGCGGTCCGACAGCGTCCGCATCCACGAGACCAGCCTGGAGATGAAGGACCCGGTCAGCGGCCGCACCCTGGCCGACAAGATCAGTGACGGCAGCGTCAGGATCGGTCCAGGCGTCAGGATCGGCAGGGACGTCGAGATCGGTCCCGGGGTGACCCTGATGGAGTCCGACATCGGCGACGGGGCCGACATCGGCCAGGACTGCGTGCTGCGCGGCGTCGCCTGCGGCGACCACACCGTGATCGGTCCCGGCGCGCGGCTCAGCGACGTCTTCCTCGGCTGCATGGTCGACGTCCGCTCCACGCTGGAGAGGCCGGTGCACCTCAGCGACTACTGCGCGCTCGGCGACGAGGTGCAGGTGCCGCCCGGGGCCAGGCTGCGCGGGGTGCACGCCTCGCCGAAGGTGCGGATCACCGAGGCGGCGCGCTACCCCGCGGGCGTCAGCCTCTCCGGGGTGCGCGACCTGCTGCGATGGGTGTGA
- a CDS encoding MinD/ParA family ATP-binding protein — protein sequence MTGVGVNSGVHGRLEGGRRGSARTVVVHSFRGGTGKSTVVANLAQLLAQAGARVAMVDTDLHSPTLQALFGLPAEGLSLGDYLLGRCEIEAAATPVGPPGLWLVPARTASCPLAQILAAGYDVGLLPEGFRRLIECHSLDVLLLDTHTGLNNETVTAMACADVLVTVVRADMVDLPGTEEAESVVRRLGCARALVVNMVATEEDPQQAGERAERAHGVAALPLPYALEMSQLAGVRIFSEARPKHSLATGFRRLANMVLD from the coding sequence GTGACGGGCGTCGGCGTGAACAGCGGCGTGCACGGCCGGCTGGAGGGCGGCAGGCGCGGCAGCGCGCGGACCGTCGTGGTGCACTCCTTCCGCGGCGGCACCGGCAAGTCCACCGTCGTGGCGAACCTGGCCCAGTTGCTGGCCCAGGCCGGCGCGCGGGTCGCCATGGTCGACACCGACCTGCACTCGCCCACCCTGCAGGCCCTCTTCGGCCTCCCCGCCGAGGGCCTCTCGCTCGGCGACTACCTGCTGGGCCGCTGCGAGATCGAGGCCGCCGCCACCCCGGTCGGCCCACCGGGGCTGTGGCTGGTCCCGGCCAGGACCGCCTCCTGCCCGCTGGCGCAGATCCTCGCCGCCGGCTACGACGTCGGCCTGCTGCCCGAGGGGTTCCGGCGGCTGATCGAGTGTCACTCCCTGGACGTGCTGCTGCTGGACACCCACACCGGGCTCAACAACGAGACGGTGACCGCGATGGCCTGCGCCGACGTCCTGGTGACCGTGGTCCGCGCCGACATGGTGGACCTGCCGGGCACCGAGGAGGCCGAGTCCGTGGTCCGACGGCTGGGCTGCGCGCGTGCCCTGGTCGTCAACATGGTCGCCACCGAGGAGGACCCCCAGCAGGCCGGCGAGCGGGCGGAGCGCGCCCACGGCGTCGCCGCGCTCCCGCTGCCCTACGCCCTGGAAATGTCGCAGCTGGCCGGAGTTCGGATCTTTTCCGAAGCACGGCCGAAACATTCTCTGGCCACCGGATTCCGACGACTGGCGAACATGGTTCTCGACTAA
- a CDS encoding PP2C family protein-serine/threonine phosphatase, whose translation MSVVTVLMLDALPRPPHSLLASLESEGVGVVGCGLAELLSLPLAELPKVEVLMAPARVPPVSVAAVAQRLRLTGRPVPIVLVYAEDGFEALEDHVRRGHDFLVPPFLPALVRSRLQDCSERARAHAHAERMSYERELEIGREIQAGFLPEQLPTPAGWDIEVSFRPARQVAGDFYDVFELVHRRRLALVVADVCDKGVGSALFMALIRTLLRHTAEYSGLQHLVAGGQDLGALYPVGVTPMMNAVLGTNHYLTRNHLRQGYFATLFFCVLDPATGSLVYINGGHNAPRLIAQESGELSALEVTGPAVGLLPDSTFSLGYAHMEPGDTLFVYTDGVPEARCPDGRFLGEEAMLALLTEPAADGRELLDRVGRAVVEHTGGGEQHDDVTMMVVRRDAAPRAQAVAA comes from the coding sequence ATGTCAGTAGTCACGGTCCTGATGCTCGATGCACTCCCGCGCCCGCCGCACAGCCTGCTGGCGAGTCTGGAGTCGGAGGGGGTGGGCGTCGTCGGCTGTGGCCTTGCCGAACTGCTCTCGTTGCCGCTCGCGGAGCTGCCCAAGGTGGAGGTGCTGATGGCCCCCGCCAGAGTGCCGCCCGTCTCGGTGGCGGCGGTCGCCCAGCGGTTGCGGCTGACCGGGCGCCCGGTGCCGATCGTGCTGGTCTACGCGGAGGACGGCTTCGAGGCGCTGGAGGACCACGTCAGGCGCGGCCACGACTTCCTGGTGCCGCCCTTCCTGCCCGCCCTGGTCAGGTCCCGGCTGCAGGACTGCTCGGAGCGGGCCCGTGCCCACGCGCACGCGGAGCGGATGAGCTACGAGCGGGAGCTGGAGATCGGCAGGGAGATCCAGGCGGGATTCCTGCCCGAGCAGTTGCCGACCCCCGCGGGGTGGGACATCGAGGTCAGCTTCCGCCCCGCCCGTCAGGTCGCGGGCGATTTCTACGACGTCTTCGAGCTGGTCCACCGCCGGCGCCTGGCCCTGGTGGTGGCCGACGTCTGCGACAAGGGCGTCGGCTCGGCCCTGTTCATGGCGCTGATCCGGACGCTGCTGCGGCACACCGCCGAGTACAGCGGGCTGCAGCACCTGGTCGCCGGCGGGCAGGACCTGGGCGCCCTGTACCCGGTCGGGGTGACCCCGATGATGAACGCGGTGCTCGGCACCAACCACTACCTGACCCGTAACCACCTGCGGCAGGGCTACTTCGCCACGCTCTTCTTCTGCGTGCTCGACCCGGCCACCGGCAGCCTGGTCTACATCAACGGCGGCCACAACGCGCCCCGGCTGATCGCCCAGGAGAGCGGCGAGCTCTCGGCGTTGGAGGTGACCGGACCGGCCGTCGGGCTGCTCCCCGACAGCACCTTCTCGCTCGGCTACGCCCACATGGAGCCGGGCGACACTCTCTTCGTCTACACCGACGGCGTGCCCGAGGCCCGCTGCCCGGACGGCCGTTTCCTCGGCGAGGAGGCGATGCTGGCCCTGCTCACCGAGCCCGCCGCCGACGGCAGGGAGCTGCTGGACCGGGTCGGCCGGGCGGTGGTGGAGCACACCGGCGGCGGCGAGCAGCACGACGACGTGACCATGATGGTGGTGCGACGCGACGCCGCCCCGCGCGCCCAGGCGGTGGCGGCGTGA
- a CDS encoding ATP-binding protein has translation MAEQVVVGERAPVLRVPASLGSLGAISAFVLALAGQGGLAEPARYRLRLAVDELATNAVIHGYRGRPGDLAVSGEVTADLVRVRLSDQAPPFDPRSRWRRPDPGLPAHARPIGGLGIHLALTSADEFEYARLDDRNVCTLAVRR, from the coding sequence ATGGCTGAGCAGGTCGTGGTGGGCGAGCGGGCACCCGTGCTGCGGGTGCCCGCCTCGCTCGGCTCACTGGGGGCGATCAGCGCGTTCGTCCTCGCACTGGCCGGGCAGGGCGGGCTGGCCGAACCGGCGCGCTACCGGCTGCGGCTGGCCGTCGACGAACTGGCCACCAACGCCGTGATCCACGGTTACCGGGGCCGTCCCGGCGACCTCGCCGTCTCCGGCGAGGTGACCGCCGACCTGGTCCGGGTGCGGCTGAGCGACCAGGCGCCGCCCTTCGACCCGCGCAGCCGCTGGCGGCGGCCCGATCCGGGGCTGCCCGCCCACGCCAGGCCGATCGGCGGCCTCGGCATCCATCTCGCGCTCACCAGTGCGGACGAGTTCGAGTACGCCCGGCTCGACGACAGGAACGTCTGCACCCTCGCGGTCCGCCGCTGA
- a CDS encoding STAS domain-containing protein — MPLSISYSSSADTSVIELAGELDASTAAEFHEVIEKAAARGLGTVEIRMTKVGYMASAGLRSLVFARQKMGGGVDIRVVGANEAVTRVIRAAGLDRSVQLSDG; from the coding sequence ATGCCACTGTCCATCTCGTACAGCAGCTCCGCCGACACCTCGGTGATCGAACTGGCGGGAGAGCTGGACGCCTCCACCGCCGCCGAGTTCCACGAGGTCATCGAGAAGGCCGCGGCCCGTGGTCTCGGCACCGTGGAGATCCGGATGACCAAGGTCGGCTACATGGCCAGCGCCGGTCTGCGGTCCCTGGTCTTCGCCCGGCAGAAGATGGGCGGGGGCGTGGACATCAGGGTCGTGGGCGCCAACGAGGCCGTGACGCGGGTGATCCGCGCCGCCGGCCTCGACCGCAGCGTCCAGCTCAGCGATGGCTGA
- the glgX gene encoding glycogen debranching protein GlgX: protein MSAMEAVHRIDSYPTHRIGEFGVRAGRPFPLGATLVPGGVNFAVYSDQATAMTLVLFKRGEPEPYAELEYPEEFRTGSIFSMTVFGLDHENIEYGYRADGPFDPARGHRFDPRKVLSDPYARIIAGRDVWGRQPDRSDPYQYRARIGLDDFDWGGDTPPRIPTEDLVVYETHVRGFTRHPSSGVAAPGTFAGLREKIPYLKELGINCVELMPIFEFDEWDNPNSHPETGEPLLDYWGYNTVGYMAPKAGYAATGRWGMQSDEFRTLVKDLHAAGIEVILDVVFNHTAEGNEQGPTISFRGLDNATYYMLTSEGYYYNFSGTGNTVNCNHPVVREFVLNCLRHWVADFHVDGFRFDLAAILGRAEDGTPLANPPLLELLAYDPVLRNTKLIAEAWDAGGLYEVGNFPAYGRWAEWNGKYRDAVRRFLKGDSGMVPELATRIAGSPDLYAGRGTHASINFLTAHDGFTLADLVSYNDKHNEANGEHNSDGANDNNSWNCGAEGPTDDPGVNALRLRQAKNALAILLTSQGVPMLLAGDEFGRTQQGNNNTYCQDNELSWLDWGMAESNAELLEFTRQLIALRAAHPVLRVPEHPYGDVPEGDVMPDISWHGEWAWQPDWSEYSRLLAVMRTSVGDDDCVYTAMNAHWDAHDLELPQLPGGRVWHLAVDTSLTGPQGAHAPGSEPALENPGSYLAGPRSVVVLVGRVPNES from the coding sequence ATGAGCGCCATGGAGGCGGTGCACCGGATCGACTCCTACCCGACCCACCGGATCGGCGAGTTCGGCGTCCGGGCCGGCCGGCCCTTCCCGCTCGGGGCCACGCTGGTCCCGGGCGGGGTGAACTTCGCCGTCTACTCCGACCAGGCCACGGCGATGACGCTGGTGCTGTTCAAGCGCGGGGAGCCCGAGCCCTACGCGGAGCTGGAGTACCCGGAGGAGTTCCGCACCGGCTCCATCTTCTCGATGACGGTCTTCGGCCTCGACCACGAGAACATCGAGTACGGCTACCGGGCCGACGGCCCGTTCGACCCGGCCAGGGGCCACCGCTTCGACCCGCGCAAGGTGCTCAGCGACCCGTACGCGCGGATCATCGCGGGCCGGGACGTGTGGGGCAGGCAGCCCGACCGTTCCGACCCCTACCAGTACCGGGCCAGGATCGGACTGGACGACTTCGACTGGGGCGGGGACACCCCGCCCCGGATCCCGACCGAGGACCTGGTCGTCTACGAGACGCACGTCCGCGGCTTCACCCGCCACCCCTCCTCGGGGGTGGCGGCCCCCGGCACCTTCGCCGGGCTGCGCGAGAAGATCCCGTACCTGAAGGAGCTCGGGATCAACTGCGTGGAGCTGATGCCGATCTTCGAGTTCGACGAGTGGGACAACCCCAACAGCCACCCGGAGACCGGCGAGCCGCTGCTCGACTACTGGGGCTACAACACCGTCGGGTACATGGCCCCCAAGGCCGGCTACGCGGCGACCGGGCGCTGGGGCATGCAGTCGGACGAGTTCCGCACACTGGTCAAGGACCTGCACGCGGCCGGGATCGAGGTGATCCTGGACGTGGTCTTCAACCACACCGCGGAGGGCAACGAGCAGGGCCCCACCATCTCCTTCAGGGGCCTGGACAACGCCACCTACTACATGCTCACCAGCGAGGGCTACTACTACAACTTCAGCGGCACGGGGAACACGGTCAACTGCAACCACCCGGTGGTGCGCGAGTTCGTGCTCAACTGCCTGCGGCACTGGGTCGCCGACTTCCACGTCGACGGCTTCCGCTTCGACCTGGCCGCGATCCTGGGCCGGGCCGAGGACGGCACCCCGCTGGCCAACCCGCCGCTGCTGGAGCTGCTGGCCTACGACCCGGTGCTGCGCAACACCAAGCTGATCGCCGAGGCCTGGGACGCCGGCGGCCTGTACGAGGTGGGGAACTTCCCCGCCTACGGCCGCTGGGCGGAGTGGAACGGCAAGTACCGGGACGCCGTGCGGCGCTTCCTCAAGGGCGACAGCGGCATGGTGCCCGAGCTCGCCACCAGGATCGCCGGCTCGCCCGACCTGTACGCGGGGCGCGGCACCCACGCCTCGATCAACTTCCTCACCGCGCACGACGGATTCACCCTCGCCGACCTGGTCAGCTACAACGACAAGCACAACGAGGCCAACGGCGAGCACAACAGCGACGGCGCCAACGACAACAACAGCTGGAACTGCGGGGCCGAGGGGCCGACCGACGACCCGGGCGTCAACGCGCTCCGGTTGCGGCAGGCCAAGAACGCCCTCGCCATCCTGCTGACCAGCCAGGGCGTGCCGATGCTGCTGGCGGGTGACGAGTTCGGCCGCACCCAGCAGGGCAACAACAACACCTACTGCCAGGACAACGAGCTCTCCTGGCTGGACTGGGGCATGGCCGAGAGCAACGCGGAACTGCTGGAGTTCACCAGACAGCTGATCGCGCTGCGGGCGGCCCACCCGGTTCTGCGGGTCCCCGAGCACCCCTACGGCGACGTGCCCGAGGGCGACGTGATGCCGGACATCAGCTGGCACGGCGAGTGGGCCTGGCAGCCGGACTGGTCCGAGTACAGCCGGCTGCTGGCGGTGATGCGGACCTCGGTCGGCGACGACGACTGCGTCTACACGGCCATGAACGCCCACTGGGACGCGCACGACCTGGAGCTGCCGCAGCTTCCTGGCGGCCGGGTCTGGCACCTGGCCGTGGACACCTCGCTCACCGGGCCGCAGGGCGCGCACGCGCCCGGCAGCGAGCCGGCGCTGGAGAACCCCGGCAGCTACCTGGCCGGACCGCGCTCGGTGGTGGTCCTGGTGGGCCGGGTGCCGAACGAGAGCTGA
- a CDS encoding STAS domain-containing protein, which yields MTLDLKIRNGRKGTIAELDGEIDSATSAGLLDRLLPLLDQSKGKTLVIDLGKVEYVSSAGLRTLLVVYREAQRSSAAVRLTGLSEELRFVMSVTGFLDFFEESETAPSRVLR from the coding sequence ATGACGCTCGACCTGAAGATCCGTAACGGCCGCAAGGGCACCATCGCGGAGCTCGACGGCGAGATCGACAGCGCGACCTCGGCCGGGCTGCTGGACCGGCTGCTGCCGCTGCTCGACCAGTCCAAGGGCAAGACCCTGGTCATCGACCTGGGCAAGGTGGAGTACGTGTCCAGCGCGGGCCTGCGGACCCTGCTGGTCGTCTACCGCGAGGCCCAGCGCAGCTCGGCCGCGGTCCGGCTGACCGGGCTCAGCGAGGAACTGCGGTTCGTCATGTCGGTCACCGGCTTCCTCGACTTCTTCGAGGAGTCGGAGACGGCCCCTTCCAGGGTGCTGCGATGA
- a CDS encoding AGE family epimerase/isomerase: MTDTANFTFSDTIAGYIDHFDSDKRLLRMHTADGRAFTVSLAEQPSAELVRNLGEPYIDASGHIDEMLSPGRFLFVYGIFYPKSDQVHCAAKRLVFLGRGAEEFRFEETGWWVRQIEQLASFYRKAQFPEGEVDFDEYRTEVRLGGEKGSSHVQETDTISRLVYGMASAYLLTGKDEYLEVAERGTEYLRKHMRVVDTEDDVVYWYHGVSIDGASERKLFSSEFSDDYDAIPMYEQIYALAGPVQTYRITGDPQIKADADATIRLFEKFFHDPELGGYYSHVDPILFTADHESLGENKERKNWNSVGDHAPAYLINLYLATGEQGYADFLEQTFDTIVEHFPDYKSSPFVQERFHRDWSHDTEHGWQQNRAVVGHNLKIAWNLMRMNSLRSKPEYADLAGQIAELMPAAGSDQQRGGWYDVVERLKNEGEDHHRFAWHDRKAWWQQEQAILAYLILGGVTGKGAYEREARQAESFYNAFFLDHDEGAVYFNVLAGGMPYLLGTERLKGSHSMSMYHSAELCYLAAVYNNLLIRGRAMDFHFKPTPNGLPGRVLRVSPDLLPAGSVRITGVEIEGKEHTDFDAEALTVTLPEGDDRVKVKVTLTPVDRPDRSA, encoded by the coding sequence ATGACGGACACGGCGAACTTCACCTTCTCCGACACGATCGCCGGCTACATCGACCACTTCGACTCCGACAAGCGGCTGCTGCGGATGCACACCGCCGACGGCCGGGCGTTCACCGTCTCGCTGGCCGAGCAGCCGAGCGCGGAGCTGGTCCGCAACCTGGGCGAGCCCTACATCGACGCCTCCGGGCACATCGACGAGATGCTCTCGCCGGGCCGCTTCCTCTTCGTCTACGGGATCTTCTACCCGAAGTCGGACCAGGTGCACTGCGCCGCCAAGCGGCTGGTCTTCCTCGGCCGCGGCGCGGAGGAGTTCCGCTTCGAGGAGACCGGCTGGTGGGTGCGCCAGATCGAGCAGCTGGCCTCCTTCTACCGCAAGGCCCAGTTCCCCGAGGGCGAGGTCGACTTCGACGAGTACCGGACCGAGGTCAGGCTCGGCGGCGAGAAGGGCTCCAGCCACGTGCAGGAGACCGACACCATCTCCCGGCTGGTCTACGGCATGGCCTCGGCCTACCTGCTCACCGGCAAGGACGAGTACCTGGAGGTCGCCGAGCGCGGCACCGAGTACCTGCGCAAGCACATGCGCGTGGTCGACACCGAGGACGACGTCGTCTACTGGTACCACGGCGTCAGCATCGACGGGGCCAGCGAGCGGAAGCTGTTCAGCTCGGAGTTCTCCGACGACTACGACGCGATCCCGATGTACGAGCAGATCTACGCACTGGCCGGCCCGGTGCAGACGTACCGGATCACCGGTGACCCGCAGATCAAGGCGGACGCGGACGCCACCATCCGGCTCTTCGAGAAGTTCTTCCACGACCCGGAGCTGGGCGGCTACTACTCGCACGTCGACCCGATCCTGTTCACCGCGGACCACGAGTCGCTGGGCGAGAACAAGGAGCGGAAGAACTGGAACTCGGTGGGCGACCACGCCCCCGCGTACCTGATCAACCTCTACCTGGCCACCGGCGAGCAGGGCTACGCGGACTTCCTGGAGCAGACCTTCGACACCATCGTCGAGCACTTCCCCGACTACAAGTCCTCCCCGTTCGTGCAGGAGCGCTTCCACCGCGACTGGTCGCACGACACCGAGCACGGCTGGCAGCAGAACCGCGCGGTGGTCGGGCACAACCTGAAGATCGCCTGGAACCTGATGCGGATGAACTCGCTGCGGTCCAAGCCGGAGTACGCCGACCTGGCCGGCCAGATCGCCGAGCTGATGCCGGCGGCCGGCAGCGACCAGCAGCGCGGCGGCTGGTACGACGTGGTCGAGCGGCTCAAGAACGAGGGCGAGGACCACCACCGCTTCGCCTGGCACGACCGCAAGGCCTGGTGGCAGCAGGAACAGGCGATCCTCGCCTACCTGATCCTGGGCGGGGTCACCGGCAAGGGCGCCTACGAGCGCGAGGCGCGCCAGGCGGAGTCCTTCTACAACGCCTTCTTCCTCGACCACGACGAGGGAGCCGTCTACTTCAACGTGCTGGCCGGCGGCATGCCGTACCTGCTGGGCACGGAGCGGCTCAAGGGCAGCCACTCGATGAGCATGTACCACTCCGCCGAGCTCTGCTACCTCGCGGCGGTCTACAACAACCTGCTGATCCGCGGCCGGGCGATGGACTTCCACTTCAAGCCGACCCCGAACGGCCTGCCCGGCCGGGTGCTGCGGGTCTCCCCCGACCTGCTGCCGGCCGGCTCGGTGCGGATCACCGGCGTGGAGATCGAGGGCAAGGAGCACACCGACTTCGACGCCGAGGCGCTGACCGTGACCCTGCCCGAGGGCGACGACCGGGTGAAGGTCAAGGTCACGCTCACCCCGGTGGACCGCCCGGACAGGAGTGCGTGA